One Bradyrhizobium sp. CCGB12 genomic window carries:
- a CDS encoding DUF3313 domain-containing protein, with protein MDRSIALRGLGTLMLCTAMAGCASVAPAPYSEMASSAYMAPDQSDASGRVPYRYSTQVDWRAYNRVILEPVVVYRGRDHQFGDMSNKDKATLAAYMQTCFAERLRGRFTLVRERGPNTLRIRLTLTGAVTNTPVLGTLSRFDLAGAVYNGVQAARDGEGTMTGSVIYGVEIFDASTSRLLSAYVTKQYPGAYDIKASVGALTAATAGLDKGADALIAQLN; from the coding sequence ATGGATCGCTCGATCGCACTGCGCGGTCTGGGAACACTGATGCTGTGCACGGCCATGGCCGGCTGCGCCTCGGTGGCACCCGCGCCCTATTCGGAGATGGCGTCCTCGGCTTACATGGCCCCCGACCAGTCGGACGCTTCCGGCCGCGTACCCTACCGCTATTCCACACAGGTCGACTGGCGTGCCTATAACAGAGTGATCCTCGAACCCGTCGTGGTCTATCGCGGCCGGGATCACCAGTTCGGCGACATGTCCAACAAGGACAAGGCGACGCTCGCCGCCTACATGCAGACCTGCTTCGCCGAGCGGCTGCGCGGCCGTTTCACGCTCGTGCGTGAGCGCGGGCCGAACACGCTGCGGATCAGGCTGACGCTCACCGGCGCTGTCACCAACACCCCGGTGCTCGGCACGCTCTCGCGCTTCGACCTCGCCGGCGCGGTCTACAACGGCGTGCAGGCCGCGCGCGACGGCGAGGGGACCATGACCGGTTCGGTCATCTACGGCGTCGAGATATTCGATGCATCGACCTCGCGCCTGCTCTCGGCCTACGTCACCAAGCAATATCCTGGCGCCTACGACATCAAGGCCAGCGTCGGCGCGCTCACGGCCGCCACTGCCGGTCTCGACAAGGGCGCGGACGCGCTGATCGCGCAACTGAACTGA
- a CDS encoding winged helix-turn-helix domain-containing protein — MRFRFENNVLDSDLRELTCAGVAVPLQPQVFDLLLYLVVQRTRVVSKDDLISQIWSDRIVSDSALNSRINAARKAIGDDGATQRLIKTIPRKGFRFVGDVLEEVAASPAPADTQLVPLRTAAERPGIAVLAFENMSGDHEQDYFGDGISEDILTALSKQRWFMVIARNSSFTYKGRAVHTRQIAEELGVRYIVEGSVRKAGNRVRITAQLNDAASGSHLWAERYDRELIDVFAVQDEITNAIAAAIEPQIHAAENFRADRKPPSSLDAWDLLMRALSHYWRVTRQDHEAARVLLERAIGIDPNYGQALSVLAANHMFGVHLGWAELAAVAPVAEAAALAAVRCDHEDAWAHAALGTVCFSTRRLADALSEFERALALNPNFSLAQGYYALALSYAGRSQESFAAAQRAIRLSPRDPSLAIYHGIAGYARFTERHYDEAIALAREAIRHRGDLTGAYRVLAVSAGMTGDGMLAEMALSELRRTQPGISLHWIATQLPWANDADREHYLEGFRRAGLR, encoded by the coding sequence GTGCGATTTCGTTTTGAAAACAACGTGCTCGACAGCGACCTGCGGGAGCTCACCTGCGCCGGGGTCGCCGTCCCCTTGCAGCCGCAGGTGTTCGATCTATTGCTCTATCTGGTCGTGCAACGCACGCGAGTGGTCAGTAAGGATGACCTGATCAGCCAGATCTGGAGCGACCGCATCGTCTCCGATTCCGCCCTGAACAGCCGGATCAACGCTGCACGCAAGGCGATCGGCGACGACGGTGCCACCCAGCGGCTGATCAAGACCATTCCGCGCAAGGGTTTTCGCTTCGTCGGCGACGTCCTGGAAGAAGTGGCAGCTTCGCCCGCGCCGGCCGATACCCAGCTTGTGCCCTTGCGCACCGCGGCGGAACGTCCGGGGATTGCCGTGCTCGCGTTCGAGAATATGAGCGGCGATCACGAACAGGATTATTTCGGCGACGGAATCAGCGAGGACATCCTCACCGCGCTGTCGAAACAGCGCTGGTTCATGGTGATCGCCCGCAATTCGTCCTTCACTTACAAGGGACGCGCGGTCCACACCAGGCAGATCGCCGAGGAACTCGGCGTCCGCTACATCGTCGAAGGCAGCGTTCGCAAGGCGGGCAACCGGGTGCGCATCACCGCGCAGCTCAACGACGCTGCGTCAGGCAGTCACCTCTGGGCCGAACGCTATGATCGTGAGCTGATCGACGTCTTCGCCGTGCAGGACGAGATCACCAACGCCATCGCCGCGGCGATCGAGCCGCAGATCCATGCAGCGGAAAATTTCCGCGCCGATCGCAAGCCGCCGTCGAGTCTCGATGCATGGGACCTGCTGATGCGGGCTCTGTCGCATTACTGGCGCGTGACGCGGCAGGATCACGAGGCCGCCCGCGTATTGCTAGAGCGCGCGATCGGGATCGACCCGAATTATGGTCAGGCGCTGTCGGTGCTGGCGGCAAACCACATGTTCGGTGTGCATCTCGGCTGGGCCGAGCTTGCCGCAGTGGCGCCTGTCGCGGAAGCTGCCGCGCTCGCGGCCGTGCGCTGCGACCATGAGGATGCCTGGGCGCATGCTGCGCTCGGCACCGTCTGCTTCTCGACACGCAGGCTGGCCGACGCACTGTCCGAGTTCGAGCGGGCGCTCGCGCTCAATCCGAACTTCTCGCTCGCCCAGGGCTATTACGCGCTGGCGCTGTCCTATGCCGGACGGTCGCAGGAGTCGTTCGCGGCGGCGCAGAGGGCGATCCGGCTCTCGCCGCGCGATCCTTCGCTGGCGATCTACCACGGCATCGCCGGCTATGCGCGCTTCACCGAACGGCACTATGACGAGGCCATCGCGCTCGCGCGCGAGGCGATCCGCCACCGCGGCGACCTCACCGGCGCCTACCGCGTGCTCGCAGTCTCCGCCGGCATGACCGGTGACGGGATGCTCGCGGAGATGGCGCTGAGTGAGCTCCGGCGCACCCAGCCCGGTATCTCGCTGCACTGGATCGCGACGCAACTGCCATGGGCCAATGACGCCGACCGCGAGCACTATCTGGAAGGATTCCGGCGGGCGGGGTTGAGGTAA
- a CDS encoding TetR/AcrR family transcriptional regulator: MDNATRSERSRNAALEAAIAIIARDGPGRLTLDAIARESGLSKGGVMHQFRTKEAVLKALLDRQMAHFEEFSNRYQAKVSATSANPELATQLATVREAATAPNSAALALVAAMVENPQLMSLPRDREMKRVAAIKAEAADPDLALLRWAAARGLLLSGLFGMSPLSKAEHDRLFARLLDDKQWTGLEQPAEPRSAKSGAAKAATPRNHR; encoded by the coding sequence ATGGACAATGCCACACGCTCCGAACGATCCCGCAACGCCGCGCTCGAAGCGGCCATCGCGATCATCGCGCGCGACGGGCCTGGCCGGTTGACGCTGGACGCGATCGCGCGCGAGAGTGGGCTCAGCAAGGGCGGCGTGATGCATCAGTTCCGCACCAAGGAAGCGGTGCTGAAGGCGTTGCTCGACCGGCAGATGGCGCATTTCGAGGAGTTCTCGAACCGCTATCAGGCGAAGGTGAGCGCCACATCCGCAAATCCCGAGCTTGCGACCCAGCTCGCGACGGTGCGCGAAGCGGCCACTGCGCCGAATTCGGCGGCGTTGGCGCTGGTCGCGGCCATGGTCGAGAATCCGCAGCTGATGTCGCTGCCGCGCGACCGCGAGATGAAGCGGGTTGCGGCGATCAAGGCCGAGGCTGCCGATCCGGATCTGGCGTTGTTGCGCTGGGCGGCGGCGAGGGGGCTGCTGCTGAGCGGCCTGTTCGGCATGTCTCCGCTCAGCAAGGCGGAGCATGATCGGCTGTTCGCGCGTCTGCTCGACGATAAGCAGTGGACTGGCCTCGAACAGCCGGCTGAGCCGCGCTCTGCAAAATCCGGCGCGGCGAAGGCTGCGACCCCGCGCAATCATCGTTAA
- a CDS encoding BA14K family protein yields MLKSFRFVAGACLLAGLSTATLTTASSAPIGQPLAMTHADQGQVEQVRWYGRRGWGWGGGAFVGGLAAGALIGGAVAAPYYYGSPYYDGPGYPPPPVAYGPPPEGDVQYCMQRYKSYNPNTGTYLGNDGRRHSCP; encoded by the coding sequence ATGTTGAAATCGTTTCGCTTCGTTGCTGGAGCTTGTCTGCTAGCAGGCCTGTCGACGGCAACACTGACAACGGCGTCGTCCGCACCGATCGGACAACCGCTGGCGATGACACACGCCGACCAAGGTCAGGTCGAACAAGTGCGCTGGTACGGACGTCGCGGCTGGGGCTGGGGCGGCGGTGCGTTCGTCGGTGGGCTCGCAGCCGGTGCGCTGATCGGTGGCGCCGTCGCGGCGCCCTACTATTACGGCTCGCCCTATTATGACGGACCGGGCTACCCGCCACCGCCCGTCGCCTATGGACCGCCGCCGGAAGGCGACGTGCAGTACTGCATGCAACGCTACAAGTCCTACAATCCGAACACGGGCACCTATCTCGGCAACGACGGCCGGCGCCATTCCTGCCCGTAG
- the pcaB gene encoding 3-carboxy-cis,cis-muconate cycloisomerase translates to MPAFPASTTVLDSMLFRDAFGTPEMREVFSDVALVARYAEVEVALARAEARCGVIPQDAADQIAARTNVAALDFDLLRQETDIVGYPILPLVHQMVKQCGEAGRYVHWGATTQDIMDTAVVLQLRAALGIVERDIAELRKILADLSRRYRGTPMAGRTHLQQALPVTFGYKTAIWLAMFDRHAERLAQLKPRVLVGQFAGAAGTLASLGDKGFEVQEALCAELKLGVPVLTWHVARDGFAEAVNFLALVTGSLGKIALDIMIMASTEFAEVYEPFVKGRGASSTMPQKRNPISSELMLAASKAVRQHAGLMLDAMVQDFERATGPWHAEWIAIPESFVLTAGALHQAKFALAGLIVDEAKMNDNLAISRGLIVAEAVMMGLAPQIGRQEAHDVVYDACRLANDKGLTLADALSSDSRVSSRIDRATIEALTSPKNYLGLAPAMVDRVLKSATR, encoded by the coding sequence ATGCCCGCTTTTCCCGCTTCGACCACCGTGCTCGACTCCATGCTTTTCCGCGACGCCTTCGGCACGCCCGAGATGCGGGAGGTGTTCTCCGATGTCGCGCTGGTGGCGCGCTACGCTGAGGTCGAGGTTGCGCTGGCGAGGGCGGAGGCCAGATGCGGCGTGATCCCGCAAGACGCCGCCGACCAGATCGCGGCACGGACGAATGTTGCCGCGCTCGACTTCGATCTGTTGCGGCAGGAGACCGACATCGTCGGCTATCCGATCCTTCCCCTGGTGCATCAGATGGTGAAGCAATGCGGCGAGGCCGGCCGCTATGTGCATTGGGGAGCGACCACACAGGACATCATGGACACCGCGGTGGTCCTGCAACTCCGCGCCGCGCTCGGGATCGTCGAGCGCGACATCGCAGAGCTGCGCAAGATCCTCGCCGACCTGTCGCGGCGCTATCGCGGCACGCCGATGGCGGGTCGCACCCATCTCCAGCAGGCGCTGCCGGTGACGTTTGGCTACAAGACCGCGATCTGGCTCGCGATGTTCGACCGCCATGCCGAACGTCTGGCACAATTGAAGCCACGGGTCCTGGTCGGCCAGTTTGCCGGCGCCGCCGGCACGCTGGCCTCGCTCGGGGACAAGGGGTTCGAGGTGCAGGAAGCGCTATGCGCCGAACTGAAGCTCGGCGTTCCCGTCTTGACCTGGCACGTCGCGCGCGACGGCTTTGCCGAGGCCGTGAACTTTCTGGCGCTCGTCACCGGTTCGCTCGGCAAGATCGCGCTCGACATCATGATCATGGCCTCGACCGAATTCGCTGAAGTCTACGAACCCTTCGTCAAGGGCCGCGGCGCCTCCTCGACCATGCCGCAGAAGCGCAACCCGATCTCCTCCGAACTGATGCTCGCGGCGTCGAAGGCGGTGCGCCAGCATGCAGGCCTGATGCTGGATGCGATGGTGCAGGATTTCGAGCGTGCCACCGGTCCCTGGCACGCCGAATGGATCGCGATCCCCGAAAGCTTCGTGCTGACCGCCGGCGCGCTGCACCAGGCAAAGTTTGCGCTCGCGGGCCTCATCGTGGACGAGGCGAAGATGAACGACAATCTCGCCATCAGCCGCGGCCTGATCGTGGCAGAAGCGGTCATGATGGGGCTCGCCCCGCAGATCGGGCGGCAGGAGGCGCATGATGTGGTCTATGACGCCTGCCGGCTCGCCAATGACAAAGGCTTGACGCTGGCGGATGCGCTCTCATCCGATTCCCGGGTCTCGAGCCGCATCGACCGCGCCACAATCGAGGCGCTCACCTCACCAAAAAATTACCTCGGCCTTGCGCCCGCCATGGTCGACCGGGTGCTGAAATCGGCAACGCGTTGA
- a CDS encoding DUF2147 domain-containing protein yields MNFLLRFVVRVAITIVMMALGGRAGAAPPDPSGTWLVEDGRARIRLERCGAARDRICGFIVWMKEPADKRGQPYRDKENPDPDKRARALLGHQLIMGLQAMPDGRFAGDIYNAEDGKFYSVSLWREPADRLKLKGCLIKFLCQTQTWQQTLDVLPGQLVGLTGDLNGPRADKEWAQVPAPKPMQAKAK; encoded by the coding sequence ATGAATTTTCTCCTTCGCTTCGTGGTGCGCGTCGCGATCACGATCGTGATGATGGCGCTTGGCGGCCGCGCCGGCGCCGCGCCGCCCGATCCCAGCGGCACATGGCTGGTCGAAGACGGCCGTGCCCGTATCCGACTCGAGCGTTGCGGAGCCGCGCGCGATCGCATCTGCGGTTTCATCGTCTGGATGAAGGAGCCGGCCGACAAGCGCGGCCAGCCCTATCGCGACAAGGAAAATCCCGACCCCGACAAGCGCGCCCGCGCGCTGCTCGGCCACCAGCTCATCATGGGCTTGCAGGCGATGCCAGATGGACGGTTTGCCGGCGACATCTATAATGCCGAGGACGGCAAGTTCTACTCGGTCTCGCTGTGGCGCGAACCCGCCGACCGTCTCAAGCTCAAGGGCTGCCTGATCAAGTTCTTGTGCCAGACCCAGACCTGGCAGCAGACCCTCGACGTCCTGCCCGGCCAGCTCGTCGGCCTGACCGGCGACCTCAACGGCCCGCGCGCCGACAAGGAATGGGCGCAGGTGCCGGCCCCGAAGCCGATGCAGGCGAAGGCGAAGTAG
- a CDS encoding AEC family transporter: MEVASLVLPVFAIIVTGWLAGVSGYLSRSLADALVHFAYNVAMPALLVVTIAQEPARNLLEWRFLLAFGGGSLICFALVFLAVRTGGKRDLASSTIHGMAAAMTNTGFVALPILHAIYGQPAVLPAAVATVFVAGVMFPITVILLEREARGPAQSTGLAKQILLNPMVLSTLIGLVWAIMGLPIPVPVAAYLNMIAAALTPCALFAIGLGLSVSGLRSNMTASFGLAAVKLVVMPLIVYGLSVVLGLNPLYTVAAVVCAAVPTAKTVYVLAHEHKVEEKLVAATVSITTMLSVGTLLVALYLLSDMASGAH, translated from the coding sequence ATGGAGGTCGCCAGCCTCGTTCTTCCCGTATTCGCGATCATCGTCACCGGCTGGCTCGCCGGTGTATCAGGCTATCTCTCCCGCTCGCTTGCCGACGCGCTGGTGCATTTCGCCTACAACGTCGCCATGCCGGCGCTGCTGGTCGTCACCATCGCGCAGGAGCCGGCGCGCAATCTGCTGGAATGGCGCTTCCTGCTCGCATTCGGCGGCGGTTCACTGATCTGCTTCGCGCTGGTGTTCCTGGCGGTCCGCACGGGTGGCAAACGCGATCTCGCCAGCAGCACCATCCATGGGATGGCGGCGGCGATGACCAACACCGGCTTCGTCGCGCTGCCGATCCTCCACGCGATCTACGGCCAGCCCGCCGTCCTGCCCGCAGCTGTAGCGACGGTGTTCGTGGCCGGAGTGATGTTTCCGATCACGGTCATCCTGTTGGAACGGGAGGCGCGCGGGCCTGCGCAATCCACTGGCCTGGCGAAGCAGATCCTGCTCAATCCGATGGTGCTGTCGACCCTCATCGGTCTCGTGTGGGCGATCATGGGCCTGCCGATTCCGGTGCCGGTCGCAGCCTATCTGAACATGATCGCGGCCGCGCTCACGCCCTGTGCGCTGTTTGCCATCGGCCTCGGCCTGTCCGTCTCGGGCCTGCGCTCAAACATGACGGCGTCGTTCGGGCTCGCGGCGGTGAAACTGGTGGTCATGCCCCTGATCGTCTACGGGCTCAGTGTGGTCTTGGGCCTCAACCCTCTCTACACCGTCGCGGCGGTCGTCTGCGCGGCCGTACCGACGGCGAAGACCGTTTATGTCCTCGCCCACGAGCACAAGGTCGAGGAGAAGCTGGTCGCGGCCACGGTCTCGATCACGACGATGCTGTCGGTCGGGACATTGCTGGTCGCGCTCTACTTACTCTCCGATATGGCGAGCGGCGCACACTGA
- a CDS encoding winged helix-turn-helix domain-containing protein encodes MQFMFRDHLLDTDLRELSREQVPVAVEPQVFDLVVHLMENRDRVVSKDELIDKIWHGRSVSESTLTSRINAARKAIGDNGANQALIRTIARKGFRFVGDVEAMRGAAAPEPGRTAQAPLALPDRPAIAVLPFTNMSGDREQDYFSDGISEDIITALSKLRWFFVVARNSSFVYKGRAVHIHEVARELGVRYVVEGSVRRSGDRLRISAQLNDVSTGSHLWAERYDRELADIFAVQDEITEAIVAAIEPQLYAAESFRAQQKPPGSLDAWDLVMRALSHYWRITREDNAAAQSLLEKATTIDPAYGKALGLLATSHIFGAHMGWADMATTVPVAERAALAAVEADREDAWAHHGLAYTYLFRRRFDDALAEFELALRLNPNFAMAHAFYGVTLCYAGRWQEGDAAARRALRLSPRDPLAAIYCGVAAYAQFIGRNYEESIQLARESMRQRADFVGAHRVLTAAAGMSGDAQLAATALQGLHRAQPGLSLAWLTRELPMQRAEDREHYLEGFRRAGMR; translated from the coding sequence GTGCAATTTATGTTCCGGGACCATCTCCTAGATACCGACCTGCGCGAGCTGAGCCGCGAGCAGGTTCCCGTTGCCGTGGAACCGCAGGTTTTTGACCTGGTCGTGCATCTCATGGAGAACCGTGACAGGGTGGTCAGCAAGGATGAGCTGATCGACAAGATCTGGCACGGGCGCAGCGTCTCCGAATCCACCCTGACCAGCCGGATCAACGCGGCGCGCAAGGCGATCGGCGACAATGGCGCGAACCAGGCGCTGATCCGCACCATTGCGCGCAAGGGCTTTCGCTTCGTCGGCGACGTCGAGGCGATGCGCGGCGCGGCCGCGCCAGAACCCGGCCGCACTGCGCAGGCGCCGCTCGCGTTGCCCGACCGGCCCGCGATCGCCGTGCTGCCCTTCACCAATATGAGCGGCGACCGCGAGCAGGATTATTTCTCCGACGGCATCAGCGAGGACATCATCACCGCACTGTCGAAGCTGCGCTGGTTCTTCGTCGTCGCGCGCAACTCGTCCTTTGTCTACAAGGGCCGCGCCGTGCACATTCACGAGGTCGCGCGCGAGCTCGGCGTACGCTACGTGGTCGAAGGCAGCGTGCGGCGGAGCGGCGATCGCCTGCGCATCTCGGCCCAGCTCAACGACGTCTCGACCGGCAGCCATCTCTGGGCCGAACGCTACGACCGCGAGCTCGCCGACATCTTCGCCGTGCAGGACGAGATCACCGAGGCGATCGTCGCTGCGATCGAGCCGCAGCTTTATGCCGCCGAAAGCTTTCGCGCCCAGCAAAAGCCGCCGGGCAGCCTCGATGCCTGGGATCTCGTGATGCGCGCGCTGTCGCATTACTGGCGCATCACACGCGAGGACAATGCGGCCGCGCAAAGCCTGTTGGAAAAGGCGACCACAATCGACCCGGCCTATGGCAAGGCGCTGGGCCTGCTCGCAACCAGTCATATTTTTGGCGCGCATATGGGCTGGGCCGACATGGCCACGACGGTGCCGGTCGCCGAACGCGCGGCACTGGCTGCGGTGGAAGCCGATCGCGAGGACGCCTGGGCTCATCACGGCCTCGCCTACACTTATCTGTTCCGCCGCCGCTTCGACGACGCGCTGGCCGAGTTCGAGCTGGCCTTGAGGCTCAATCCGAATTTCGCGATGGCGCACGCCTTCTACGGCGTGACGCTCTGCTACGCGGGACGATGGCAGGAGGGCGATGCCGCCGCGCGCCGTGCGCTGCGCCTCAGTCCGCGCGATCCGCTCGCGGCGATCTATTGCGGAGTTGCGGCCTATGCGCAGTTCATCGGGCGCAATTATGAAGAGTCGATCCAGCTGGCACGGGAATCGATGCGGCAGCGCGCCGATTTTGTCGGGGCGCATCGCGTGCTGACGGCTGCCGCCGGAATGTCGGGTGATGCTCAGCTCGCGGCAACCGCGCTGCAAGGCCTGCATCGCGCCCAGCCGGGCCTCTCGCTCGCCTGGCTCACGCGCGAGCTGCCGATGCAGCGTGCGGAAGATCGCGAGCATTATCTGGAAGGGTTTCGGCGTGCGGGGATGCGGTAG
- a CDS encoding GFA family protein has protein sequence MKHVGNCFCGAVTVEVTGAPEAMGYCHCSSCRSWSGGPVNAFSLWKPEAVRITEGAQNVETFAKTPLSERKFCKKCGGHLMTNHPPLGLVDVFTATIPTLAFSPGVHVNYAETVLPMRDGLPKLKDFPAEFGGSGEMMQE, from the coding sequence ATGAAACATGTCGGAAACTGCTTCTGTGGCGCGGTCACGGTCGAGGTCACGGGCGCGCCGGAGGCAATGGGTTATTGCCACTGCAGCTCCTGCCGCTCGTGGTCGGGTGGGCCGGTGAATGCGTTCAGCCTGTGGAAGCCGGAAGCCGTGCGTATCACCGAAGGCGCCCAGAATGTCGAGACCTTCGCCAAGACGCCGCTCAGCGAGCGCAAGTTCTGCAAGAAATGCGGCGGTCATCTCATGACCAACCACCCGCCACTCGGCCTGGTGGACGTCTTCACCGCCACCATCCCCACGCTCGCATTTTCGCCCGGCGTCCACGTCAACTACGCCGAGACGGTGCTGCCGATGCGCGACGGCCTGCCCAAGCTGAAGGATTTTCCAGCCGAGTTCGGCGGCAGCGGCGAGATGATGCAGGAGTAG
- a CDS encoding aminopeptidase, translated as MTDHRNSATPIDPAKLDRLAEVAVKVGLGLRPGQDLLLTAPAIALPLVRRIAVHAYKAGAGIVTPILSDEEMTLARYRHGHDDSFDRAAGWLYEGMAKAFSDNTARLAIVGDNPMLLSGEDPSKVARASKANSMAYQPALEKIVNFDTNWNIIAYPSPSWAKQVFPDDPEDVAIGKLADAIFAASRVNREDAMGNWASHNAVLRERTNWLNGQRFRALQYSGPGTDLTIGLADGHEWEGGASLSKNGISCNANIPTEEVFTTPHCRRVYGHVVSSKPLSYQGTLIDNIAVRFEDGKIVDAKASRGAEVLSKVLDTDEGARRLGEVALVPHSSPISQSGLLFYNTLFDENAASHIALGQCYSKCFVNGAQLTPQQIAAQGGNQSLIHIDWMIGSAETDIDGILADGSKVPVFRKGEWAK; from the coding sequence ATGACTGATCACCGCAATTCCGCTACTCCCATCGATCCCGCGAAACTCGACCGGCTGGCTGAGGTGGCGGTGAAGGTGGGCCTGGGCTTGCGGCCGGGACAGGATCTTCTTCTGACGGCGCCGGCGATCGCGCTGCCGCTGGTGCGGCGGATCGCCGTCCACGCCTACAAGGCCGGCGCCGGCATCGTGACGCCGATCCTGTCGGACGAGGAGATGACGCTGGCGCGCTACCGCCACGGTCACGACGACAGTTTCGATCGTGCTGCCGGCTGGCTGTATGAGGGCATGGCCAAGGCATTCTCGGACAACACCGCACGGCTCGCCATCGTCGGCGACAATCCGATGCTGCTGTCCGGAGAGGATCCCTCCAAGGTGGCGCGCGCCAGCAAGGCCAACTCCATGGCCTACCAGCCGGCGCTGGAAAAAATCGTCAATTTCGACACCAACTGGAACATCATCGCCTATCCAAGCCCGTCCTGGGCCAAGCAGGTCTTTCCTGACGATCCCGAGGACGTCGCGATTGGCAAGCTCGCGGATGCGATCTTCGCGGCGTCCAGGGTTAACCGTGAGGACGCGATGGGAAATTGGGCGAGCCACAATGCGGTGCTGCGCGAGCGCACCAACTGGCTCAACGGCCAGCGTTTTCGCGCGTTGCAATACTCGGGGCCGGGCACCGACCTCACCATCGGCCTTGCCGACGGCCACGAATGGGAGGGCGGCGCCTCGCTCTCCAAGAACGGCATCAGCTGCAACGCCAACATTCCGACCGAAGAGGTCTTCACCACGCCGCATTGCCGCCGCGTCTACGGCCACGTCGTGAGCTCGAAGCCGCTGTCCTACCAGGGGACCCTGATCGACAACATCGCGGTGCGATTCGAGGACGGCAAGATCGTCGACGCAAAAGCCTCGCGCGGCGCGGAGGTGCTGAGCAAGGTGCTCGACACCGACGAGGGTGCGCGTCGCCTCGGCGAGGTGGCGCTGGTGCCGCATTCCTCGCCGATCTCGCAGAGCGGGCTGTTGTTCTACAACACGCTGTTCGACGAGAACGCCGCCTCGCACATCGCGCTCGGCCAGTGCTACTCGAAATGCTTCGTCAACGGCGCGCAGCTCACCCCGCAGCAGATCGCCGCGCAAGGCGGCAACCAGAGCCTGATCCATATCGACTGGATGATCGGCTCGGCCGAGACCGATATCGACGGCATTCTCGCCGACGGCAGCAAGGTGCCGGTGTTTCGCAAGGGCGAGTGGGCGAAGTAA
- the mddA gene encoding methanethiol S-methyltransferase has translation MTQIDHQVHSIGPEIAGSRIFKFIAFLYGIAAYLVFFVTILYAIGFVMGLVVPKTIDTGADTPTAEAVIINLLLMTLFALQHSVMARQQFKAWWTQFVPKPVERSTYVLLASLSLLLLFWQWRPLPAIIWNVENPDLAVTLVTVAFAGWVLVFTSTFIINHFELFGLHQVTNHLVGREAPPPRFKTPLLYKFVRHPIYLGFIIAFWAAPVMTAGHLLFAAVTTLYIFVGIALEEHDLVELFGDEYRQYKQRVSMLIPWRRSA, from the coding sequence ATGACCCAAATTGATCACCAGGTTCATTCGATCGGCCCGGAGATTGCGGGCTCACGCATTTTCAAATTCATCGCCTTTCTGTACGGAATTGCGGCTTATCTCGTGTTTTTCGTCACGATCCTCTATGCCATCGGCTTCGTGATGGGGCTGGTGGTGCCGAAGACCATCGACACCGGGGCCGACACGCCGACGGCTGAAGCCGTCATCATCAATCTGCTCCTGATGACGCTGTTTGCTCTTCAACACAGTGTGATGGCGCGCCAGCAGTTCAAGGCATGGTGGACGCAGTTCGTCCCCAAGCCGGTCGAGCGCAGCACCTACGTGCTGCTTGCGAGCCTGTCATTGCTTCTCCTGTTCTGGCAGTGGCGTCCGCTGCCCGCGATCATATGGAATGTCGAGAATCCGGATCTTGCCGTGACGCTGGTCACGGTGGCCTTCGCTGGCTGGGTGCTTGTGTTCACCTCGACCTTCATCATCAATCATTTCGAGTTGTTCGGCCTGCATCAGGTGACGAACCATCTCGTCGGCAGGGAAGCGCCGCCACCGCGTTTCAAGACGCCGCTGCTCTACAAATTCGTCCGCCATCCGATCTATCTCGGCTTCATCATCGCATTCTGGGCGGCGCCGGTCATGACCGCGGGCCATCTGCTGTTCGCCGCCGTGACCACGCTCTACATCTTCGTCGGAATCGCGCTCGAGGAGCACGACCTCGTCGAACTCTTCGGCGACGAGTACCGGCAGTACAAACAACGGGTGTCAATGCTTATTCCCTGGCGCAGATCAGCATAG